A genome region from Fusarium musae strain F31 chromosome 5, whole genome shotgun sequence includes the following:
- a CDS encoding hypothetical protein (EggNog:ENOG41) — MSYHDRKNSDPQEGSIAPSYHELETTRRWQTIPQEDEDITAYDPYTSQTTTQDSTTKQDLPPQQDDEEAQMPLRQALKKYPKIAMYCLAMTIPVIGWGYDLVIVGAVASVDTFKADYGSKIDGEMDIPGNWLSLWLGLPPAGAALGGLLGGWLQNRIGRKLTLLFGTIISVIAIACIFFSHMPEPLNMKRTLLTAGLTIQGFSVGVIKTTCVTWVSENTPTALRGSAMALFPVFTLLGQLIGLIVIKLINDIENSSGYLGAFGSQWILSLGPFILSIVMPESPAHLIRTGQEQRAIKSATRLFAPKVSPYGALERIRATIEEEKAITASVNYWSCLKGTNLRRTLIVVLASIMPALFGLELLSNASVFLTSMGMKSGYAIMFTLAGIVAGMLANGLGFWLLSRAGRRSLTLFSLASSTLLYGAMGVTGFWKSETLTWATGGIMTAVIVVCGMGAWPAGYAILGETSSLQLRSLTQGLAGIAEKGFSIMLAVVLPMLFSRDKAALGGKTGFLFCGLCLVGTLLTWFFIPEMKGRSAIEIDHMFEMRLPTRRFKGFKMEVHEIQEASPLASHASL, encoded by the coding sequence ATGAGCTATCACGACCGCAAAAACAGCGATCCCCAAGAGGGTAGTATCGCACCAAGCTACCACGAGCTCGAAACAACAAGACGATGGCAGACAATTccacaagaagatgaagacatcACAGCTTATGATCCCTACACTTCCCAAACTACCACCCAAGACTCAACCACAAAACAAGACCTGCCGCCTcaacaagatgatgaagaagcgcAAATGCCACTCCGCCAAGCACTTAAGAAATACCCCAAGATCGCAATGTACTGCCTCGCCATGACAATCCCCGTCATCGGCTGGGGCTACgacctcgtcatcgtcggcgCCGTCGCGAGCGTTGATACCTTCAAAGCAGACTACGGATCAAAAATCGACGGCGAGATGGACATTCCCGGAAACTGGCTGTCCCTCTGGCTTGGTCTTCCGCCCGCTGGTGCAGCGCTCGGTGGTTTGTTGGGCGGATGGCTACAGAACCGCATTGGACGAAAACTCACGCTTTTGTTTGGAACGATCATTTCTGTCATTGCGATTGCGTGTATTTTCTTCTCGCATATGCCTGAGCCGCTTAACATGAAGCGTACGCTTCTCACGGCTGGTCTGACGATTCAGGGCTTTTCGGTCGGTGTTATCAAGACGACTTGTGTAACGTGGGTGTCTGAGAATACACCGACGGCGCTGCGTGGATCGGCGATGGCTTTGTTTCCGGTCTTCACCTTGCTTGGTCAACTCATTGGTCTTATTgttatcaagctcatcaatgacATTGAGAACAGCAGTGGTTATCTTGGCGCTTTTGGATCACAGTGGATTCTCTCCCTCGGCCCTTTTATCCTTTCTATCGTCATGCCAGAAAGCCCTGCTCATTTGATCAGAACTGGCCAGGAACAGAGAGCTATTAAATCAGCTACTCGTCTGTTCGCCCCCAAGGTCAGTCCATATGGTGCACTTGAACGGATTAGAGCGACcatcgaagaagagaaggctaTCACAGCTTCAGTGAACTACTGGTCTTGTCTCAAGGGCACGAACCTTCGAAGGACGCTTATTGTGGTACTGGCTTCTATCATGCCTGCCCTCTTCGGTTTGGAACTTCTCTCAAATGCCAGcgtcttcttgacatctATGGGCATGAAGTCAGGATATGCCATCATGTTCACGCTGGCTGGTATAGTAGCTGGAATGCTCGCCAATGGTCTAGgcttttggcttctttccCGCGCTGGCCGTCGCAGCTTGACCTTATTCTCgttggcttcttcaacacttCTCTACGGCGCCATGGGCGTGACTGGCTTTTGGAAGAGTGAGACTCTCACTTGGGCTACAGGAGGAATCATGACAGCTGTCATTGTCGTCTGTGGTATGGGTGCTTGGCCAGCTGGGTATGCCATCCTGGGAGAGACTAGTTCGCTTCAACTCCGATCTCTCACTCAAGGTTTGGCTGGCATTGCTGAGAAGGGCTTTTCCATCATGCTGGCTGTTGTTCTACCTATGCTTTTCAGCAGAGATAAGGCGGCACTAGGCGGAAAAACAGGTTTTCTGTTCTGTGGACTTTGCCTGGTTGGTACTCTTTTGACTTGGTTCTTTATCCCTGAGATGAAGGGAAGAAGTGCGATTGAGATCGATCACATGTTTGAGATGAGATTGCCGACGAGAAGATTCAAGGGCTTCAAGATGGAGGTGCATGAAATCCAAGAGGCTTCTCCTCTCGCATCACATGCTAGCTTGTAG